From Candidatus Hydrogenedentota bacterium:
TTCAATCGCGGTATGAGAAGCCGCTGGAGTTCCGCCACGTAATCCGCGGGCAGTCCGTGCCCCTCCGCGGCCGCCACTATGCATTCCAGGTAACCGGCATTGGGAGGGCCGCTCCGGGTTTCCGCCGCAATATAGGTCATTGCCTCGCAGGTCTCGCCGGTTTCCAGCGTGATGGCAACGGTCGCCTTG
This genomic window contains:
- a CDS encoding gamma-glutamylcyclotransferase, which translates into the protein KATVAITLETGETCEAMTYIAAETRSGPPNAGYLECIVAAAEGHGLPADYVAELQRLLIPRLNLAPG